A part of Augochlora pura isolate Apur16 chromosome 1, APUR_v2.2.1, whole genome shotgun sequence genomic DNA contains:
- the Pi3k68d gene encoding phosphatidylinositol-4-phosphate 3-kinase catalytic subunit Pi3K68D isoform X1 gives MSQYNRNPGSQRSAVIDYERKFQEDLERAQALSLESLALEKFKLQKERSEFSNIQQNNVDRGNNIVHSGTSETDSAQHIERLQYRSRPRPGAFNTNQSKNAVILAPPPIPSRRNSTSVAASQEQSDDLINFTSPVKQNSLTDSLCSPPPPAPALKSVIEPKWETHPTLLKKQARVARSSSSAGYHSRDFRYQSLSPGPGSSTAPCTPGTPKMSPIMSRSGSINSNVPDITPQPAWNFCDLKSYFLMQIPPLPMNYRPSVTSSVCNIQKPTFSTDEEQLSVLKVIEKKPNNNLIDLSSFDHVEDKTNVRVSVLEAFDPLLVKTENHGDLAQGPKEEGQSQVAGSVYDPFDPFDYMYNTNESVNSDPVYVAVEKSAKSPALSPAAPPPLPPRNSSAWNTIERRRTSLDRRQKRQTRLYENVTVRKTRPSLQDCDLKAFHEMMKSVRGDFPFNDPSTNIGHIISPMMENLYPEGTSIKLVVHPQLMDTDENTPSISFTCNVNCSVEHVILNVACSLEDEDTVNIEKYCLRVWGLAEYFAPNTTLAQYEYIHQCIKLEKDIELAIQTKAQIKRSIARTLQDDNRDQCLRLEDILPNEPVQPISYETLLILLETVEKELERVETAAIQLATTNDSSRLLPQLQPRGVVQAVKAVCALMGNIETFEITEAVDNFVNACCQFLPQVHTANIECKKPEILHEDGDYSVVTLRSKFPDVIGSHCRKIRDAIQDLVETYCHAFRVDFELNSKSEFPANTLISSDVLDTVLVRVGALHRLPGLWKHDDYIVAAQIFHGTRPVGNPVLSEPMAVSYNFYPRILFNSWLEFHGISVCQVPREARLVLVLYGRTLQPTEHESNSSTENTMQKEELGWGAIQFFDYEGVMSQGSFFLSLWPAIADKRLGPAPTPGIHPHGDTHPIIGLELPDYGGKVLFPTELRDYDVDSLDFNSLDQNTQELLIDITQQTTFSRPLIEEREILWEKRHYLHDIPVALPKVLLAAHSWDWACLPDLHASLRVWNPLPPVQALQLLLPCFPDMKVREMAVVWIRELSNDELVDYLPQLLQALKHETYETSPLTRFLLERALLSPRVAHHIYWLLTQALPGQSPQNSAEATPEDDKNISYARYHRRLQLMLRALLAVIGDALRNSFLTQQLLVKNLHEVAENIKQTKESLRLDTLKVGLQNIHCQLMEDEGTCLPLSPSKQIFGINVQTCSYFPSFTLPLKINFISSDDVICPAIFKAGDDLQQDMLTLQMVRIMDKLWLKEGLDLKMVTFACVPTGCKRGMIEMVVDAETLRKIQVEFGLTGSFKDRPIAEWLAKHNPSELEYERAVENFTASCAGYSVATYILGICDRHNDNIMLKTSGHLFHIDFGKFLGDAQMFGNFKRDRTPFVLTSDMAYVINGGDKPSAKFHHFVDLCCQAFNVVRKHGNLILHLFGLMTSSGIPGVTVDAVSYVQKALLPDQTNPEAAATFARMIESSLKSWFTQFNFFLHNLAQLRFSGDHNDGTLLSFIPRTYTMQQEGQLTSVQVHGYQKRYDPEKYYMYILRIQRKGHADPTYLFRSYKEFCEFYQKLCIHFPLAKVASLPSGLSVGRSNIKQVADKRRADIEKFLVSLFKMAPEISQSDLVYTFFHPLLRDQQNADIHLRKVKVGNWWTEKRVRDNVQSGQIKMSLHYTRGTFYVMVHHARGLPKVANGQEPNTYVKVYLKPDPTKKTKRKTKVVKKNCHPSFMEMLEYRMSLDVIKERTLEATIWNHDTLQENEFLGGIRLPLGRLELTNEIIEWFSLGSIR, from the exons atGTCACAATACAACAGAAACCCAGGTAGTCAAAGATCAGCGGTGATCGATTATGAACGCAAATTCCAAGAGGATCTAGAACGTGCGCAGGCATTGAGTTTAGAAAGTCTTGctctagaaaaatttaagttGCAGAAAGAACGCTCTGAATTTAGTAATATTCAACAGAATAATGTAGATAGAGGAAACAATATTGTACATAGCGGCACGTCAGAAACAGACAGTGCTCAGCACATTGAAAG ACTTCAGTATAGAAGTCGACCAAGGCCAGGAGCCTTTAATACCAATCAATCTAAAAATGCTGTGATATTAGCACCACCGCCGATTCCATCTAGGCGGAATTCAACGTCAGTTGCAGCAAGTCAAGAACAATCCGacgatttgattaattttaccAGTCCAGTAAAACAGAATAGTTTAACCGATTCGCTTTGTTCGCCGCCACCTCCGGCTCCTGCGTT AAAATCAGTAATAGAACCAAAATGGGAAACTCATCCTACATTATTGAAAAAACAAGCGAGAGTAGCGCGTAGTAGTAGTTCTGCTGGTTATCATTCTAGAGACTTCCGATATCAATCGCTTTCTCCAGGTCCTGGATCTTCCACTGCTCCTTGTACACCTGGGACGCCAAAAATGAGTCCCATTATGTCGAGATCCGGTAGTATTAACAGTAATGTACCTGACATAACTCCACAA cCCGCATGGAATTTTTgtgatttaaaaagttattttcttATGCAG ATACCTCCATTGCCTATGAATTACAGACCGAGCGTTACTTCTTCTGTGTGTAATATTCAAAAGCCTACATTCTCTACGGACGAAGAGCAGCTAAGCGTATTAAAAGTGATAGAAAAGAAGccaaataataatcttatcGATTTGAGTTCTTTTGATCACGTCGAAGATAAAACAAACGTTCGAGTAAGCGTATTGGAAGCGTTCGATCCATTACTTGTTAAGACTGAAAATCATGGTGATCTTGCACAAGGACCGAAAGAGG AGGGCCAATCGCAAGTTGCTGGATCGGTGTATGATCCGTTTGATCCATTCGATTACATGTATAATACAAACGAAAGCGTTAATTCGGATCCAGTATACGTAGCTGTGGAAAAGTCTGCTAAATCTCCAGCTTTATCTCCGGCAGCACCACCACCGTTACCTCCCAGAAATTCATCTGCTTGGAACACCATTGAAAGAAGGAGGACTTCCTTAGATAGAAGg CAAAAGCGACAAACGCGATTGTACGAGAACGTAACTGTGAGAAAAACTAGACCGTCGCTACAAGATTGCGATCTTAAAGCATTTCACGAAATGATGAAGTCCGTACGAG GTGATTTTCCATTTAACGATCCTAGTACAAATATTGGACACATAATTAGTCCAATGATGGAAAACTTATATCCCGAAGGTACGAGCATAAAGTTGGTGGTACATCCTCAATTAATGGATACCGATGAAAATACTCCGTCCATCTCATTTACATGTAACG TAAATTGCAGCGTTGAACACGTTATCCTCAATGTCGCCTGTTCTTTAGAAGACGAAGACAcagtaaatatagaaaaatattgtctaaGAGTGTGGGGATTGGCGGAATATTTTGCTCCCAATACCACTTTGGCACAATATGAGTACATTCatcaatgtattaaattagaaaaggACATCGAATTAGCTATTCAGACAAAAGCACAAATTAAACGGTCTATAGCTCGAACA ctTCAAGATGATAATCGCGACCAGTGTCTAAGATTAGAAGATATTCTTCCAAATGAACCTGTTCAGCCCATCTCTTACGAAACGCTGTTAATTTTACTAG aaacCGTGGAGAAAGAATTAGAACGTGTCGAAACTGCTGCTATACAATTAGCGACGACGAACGATAGTTCACGACTTTTACCACAGTTACAACCCCGTGGCGTTGTCCAAGCGGTGAAGGCAGTTTGTGCTCTGATGGGAAATATAGAGACATTTGAGATCACGGAAGCTGTTGACAATTTTGTGAACGCATGCTGCCAATTTTTACCCCAAGTTCACACGGCAAATATTGAATGCAAAAAGCCTGAGATTTTACATGAAGATGGCGACTATTCCGTCGTGACGTTAAGATCAAAATTTCCGGACGTAATTGGCTCTCATTGTCGCAAAATCCGCGATGCAATTCAAGATCTTGTAGAAACTTATTGCCACGCATTTAGAGTTGATTTCGAATTAAACAGCAAATCGGAATTTCCAGCAA ATACTCTAATATCATCCGATGTATTAGACACTGTATTGGTTCGTGTTGGGGCGTTGCATAGGTTACCAGGATTATGGAAGCATGATGATTATATCGTCGCTGCACAAATATTTCACGGAACTAGACCCGTTGGAAATCCAGTTTTGTCCGAACCTATGGCAGtcagttataatttttatcctagaattttatttaattcatg GTTGGAGTTTCATGGGATAAGCGTATGTCAAGTACCAAGAGAAGCTAGATTAGTGTTAGTCTTGTATGGTCGCACATTACAACCTACAGAACATGAGTCAAATTCATCTACGGAGAACACTATGCAAAAGGAGGAACTAGGTTGGGGTGCTATACAATTCTTTGATTACGAGGG GGTTATGAGCCAAGGgagtttctttttatcgttatGGCCAGCAATTGCTGATAAAAGATTAGGTCCTGCTCCGACACCTGGAATTCATCCTCATGGGGATACGCATCCTATTATTGGTTTAGAGTTACCCGATTATGGAGGAAAAGTATTGTTTCCGACTGAACTGAGAGATTACGATGTCGATTCTCTCGACTTCAATTCACTTGATCAGAATACTCAAGAATTATTGATAGACATTACCCAACAAACGACATTCTCAag ACCACTCAttgaagaaagagaaatattatgGGAGAAACGTCATTACTTGCACGATATACCCGTGGCTTTGCCGAAAGTACTTTTAGCTGCTCACAGCTGGGATTGGGCGTGTTTACCCGATCTTCATGCATCCCTTCGAGTATGGAATCCTTTGCCCCCGGTACAAGCGTTACAATTACTACTGCCTTG CTTTCCAGACATGAAAGTCAGAGAAATGGCAGTCGTGTGGATTCGGGAATTAAGTAACGATGAACTCGTCGATTATTTGCCACAATTGTTGCAAGCATTAAAGCATGAAACGTATGAAACATCACCCCTCACAAGATTTTTATTGGAACGTGCATTACTCTCGCCACGAGTAGCTCATCATATCTATTGGCTATTAACGCAAGCATTACCAGGGCAAAGTCCTCAG AATTCCGCCGAAGCTACTCCAGAAGATGACAAAAATATTAGCTACGCACGTTACCACAGAAGGTTACAGCTGATGCTGAGAGCATTGTTAGCTGTGATTGGCGATGCATTGAGGAATAGCTTCCTCACACAACAGCTGCTAGTTAAA AATTTACACGAAGtagcagaaaatataaaacaaacgaAGGAGTCGTTACGACTAGACACGCTAAAAGTTGGTCTGCAAAATATACACTGTCAACTAATGGAAGATGAAGGCACGTGTTTGCCACTGTCTCCCAGCAAACAAATATTTGGTATAAACGTGCAAACCTGCTCATACTTTCCATCGTTCACTCTTCCATTGAAGATCAATTTCATTAGCAGCGACGATGTTATTTGTCCGGCGATTTTTAAG GCTGGCGATGATTTGCAACAAGATATGCTAACTCTTCAAATGGTTCGTATAATGGACAAACTTTGGTTGAAAGAAGGTCTGGATTTAAAAATGGTGACGTTTGCCTGCGTGCCTACTGGTTGCAAACGTGGGATGATAGAAATGGTTGTGGACGCAGAAACACTGAGAAAAATACAAGTCGAATTTGGGCTAACTGGCTCTTTCAAGGATCGTCCAATCGCCGAATGGCTGGCGAAGCACAATCCTTCAGAGCTAGAGTACGAAAGAGCCGTCGAAAACTTTACCGCATCCTGCGCGGGTTACAGCGTAGCCACGTATATATTGGGAATTTGCGACAGACACAACGACAATATCATGCTAAAAACGTCGGGTCATTTGTTTCATATTGATTTTGGAAAATTCTTAGGTGACGCGCAAATGTTTGGCAACTTTAAAAG AGATAGGACACCATTTGTATTGACTTCTGACATGGCTTACGTTATAAACGGTGGCGATAAACCGTCTGCTAAGTTCCATCATTTTGTGGATTTGTGTTGTCAAGCGTTCAATGTTGTACGAAAACATGGAAATCTTATTCTGCATCTTTTTGGCCTG ATGACTTCGTCTGGTATTCCTGGTGTGACCGTTGACGCAGTTAGCTATGTGCAAAAAGCTCTTCTTCCCGATCAAACGAACCCTGAGGCAGCGGCTACCTTTGCACGAATGATCGAAAGCTCGTTGAAAAGCTGGTTCACGCAGTTCAATTTCTTCTTGCATAATTTAGCGCAATTGAGATTTTCTGGCGATCACAATGACGGAACATTGTTATCGTTCATTCCACGCACATACAC AATGCAACAGGAAGGTCAGTTAACAAGTGTCCAAGTACATGGGTATCAGAAACGATACGAtcctgaaaaatattatatgtatattctacGCATACAACGAAAGGGTCATGCAGACCCTACTTATTTATTCCGATCGTACAAAGAATTCTGTGAATTTTATCAGAAACTGTGTATCCACTTCCCACTCGCTAAAGTTGCTAG TTTGCCAAGTGGCCTAAGCGTTGGGAGATCCAATATAAAACAAGTCGCCGATAAACGTCGAGCGGATATTGAAAAGTTTCTCGTGAGTTTGTTCAAAATGGCTCCAGAAATTTCACAGAGTGATTtagtatatacattttttcatccttTACTAAGAGACCAACAAAATGCAGATATTCATTTACGTAAAGTGAAAG TTGGCAATTGGTGGACCGAAAAGAGGGTCAGAGACAACGTACAAAGCGgacaaattaaaatgtcgCTTCACTATACTCGAGGAACATTTTATGTAATGGTCCATCATGCGAGGGGTCTACCTAAAGTCGCTAATGGTCAAGAACCAAATACGTACGTGAAAGTATACCTTAAACCCGATCCAacaaagaaaacgaaacgaaaaacaaAAGTTGTAAAGAAGAATTGTCATCCCTCGTTCATGGAAATG TTGGAATACAGGATGTCTCTGGATGTCATTAAAGAAAGAACGCTAGAAGCCACAATATGGAACCATGACACACTTCAGGAAAATGAATTCCTTGGTGGAATACGTTTGCCGCTTGGGCGTTTAGAATTAaccaatgaaataattgaatggtTTTCGTTAGGAAGTATTCGATGA
- the Pi3k68d gene encoding phosphatidylinositol-4-phosphate 3-kinase catalytic subunit Pi3K68D isoform X2 produces the protein MSQYNRNPGSQRSAVIDYERKFQEDLERAQALSLESLALEKFKLQKERSEFSNIQQNNVDRGNNIVHSGTSETDSAQHIERLQYRSRPRPGAFNTNQSKNAVILAPPPIPSRRNSTSVAASQEQSDDLINFTSPVKQNSLTDSLCSPPPPAPALKSVIEPKWETHPTLLKKQARVARSSSSAGYHSRDFRYQSLSPGPGSSTAPCTPGTPKMSPIMSRSGSINSNVPDITPQIPPLPMNYRPSVTSSVCNIQKPTFSTDEEQLSVLKVIEKKPNNNLIDLSSFDHVEDKTNVRVSVLEAFDPLLVKTENHGDLAQGPKEEGQSQVAGSVYDPFDPFDYMYNTNESVNSDPVYVAVEKSAKSPALSPAAPPPLPPRNSSAWNTIERRRTSLDRRQKRQTRLYENVTVRKTRPSLQDCDLKAFHEMMKSVRGDFPFNDPSTNIGHIISPMMENLYPEGTSIKLVVHPQLMDTDENTPSISFTCNVNCSVEHVILNVACSLEDEDTVNIEKYCLRVWGLAEYFAPNTTLAQYEYIHQCIKLEKDIELAIQTKAQIKRSIARTLQDDNRDQCLRLEDILPNEPVQPISYETLLILLETVEKELERVETAAIQLATTNDSSRLLPQLQPRGVVQAVKAVCALMGNIETFEITEAVDNFVNACCQFLPQVHTANIECKKPEILHEDGDYSVVTLRSKFPDVIGSHCRKIRDAIQDLVETYCHAFRVDFELNSKSEFPANTLISSDVLDTVLVRVGALHRLPGLWKHDDYIVAAQIFHGTRPVGNPVLSEPMAVSYNFYPRILFNSWLEFHGISVCQVPREARLVLVLYGRTLQPTEHESNSSTENTMQKEELGWGAIQFFDYEGVMSQGSFFLSLWPAIADKRLGPAPTPGIHPHGDTHPIIGLELPDYGGKVLFPTELRDYDVDSLDFNSLDQNTQELLIDITQQTTFSRPLIEEREILWEKRHYLHDIPVALPKVLLAAHSWDWACLPDLHASLRVWNPLPPVQALQLLLPCFPDMKVREMAVVWIRELSNDELVDYLPQLLQALKHETYETSPLTRFLLERALLSPRVAHHIYWLLTQALPGQSPQNSAEATPEDDKNISYARYHRRLQLMLRALLAVIGDALRNSFLTQQLLVKNLHEVAENIKQTKESLRLDTLKVGLQNIHCQLMEDEGTCLPLSPSKQIFGINVQTCSYFPSFTLPLKINFISSDDVICPAIFKAGDDLQQDMLTLQMVRIMDKLWLKEGLDLKMVTFACVPTGCKRGMIEMVVDAETLRKIQVEFGLTGSFKDRPIAEWLAKHNPSELEYERAVENFTASCAGYSVATYILGICDRHNDNIMLKTSGHLFHIDFGKFLGDAQMFGNFKRDRTPFVLTSDMAYVINGGDKPSAKFHHFVDLCCQAFNVVRKHGNLILHLFGLMTSSGIPGVTVDAVSYVQKALLPDQTNPEAAATFARMIESSLKSWFTQFNFFLHNLAQLRFSGDHNDGTLLSFIPRTYTMQQEGQLTSVQVHGYQKRYDPEKYYMYILRIQRKGHADPTYLFRSYKEFCEFYQKLCIHFPLAKVASLPSGLSVGRSNIKQVADKRRADIEKFLVSLFKMAPEISQSDLVYTFFHPLLRDQQNADIHLRKVKVGNWWTEKRVRDNVQSGQIKMSLHYTRGTFYVMVHHARGLPKVANGQEPNTYVKVYLKPDPTKKTKRKTKVVKKNCHPSFMEMLEYRMSLDVIKERTLEATIWNHDTLQENEFLGGIRLPLGRLELTNEIIEWFSLGSIR, from the exons atGTCACAATACAACAGAAACCCAGGTAGTCAAAGATCAGCGGTGATCGATTATGAACGCAAATTCCAAGAGGATCTAGAACGTGCGCAGGCATTGAGTTTAGAAAGTCTTGctctagaaaaatttaagttGCAGAAAGAACGCTCTGAATTTAGTAATATTCAACAGAATAATGTAGATAGAGGAAACAATATTGTACATAGCGGCACGTCAGAAACAGACAGTGCTCAGCACATTGAAAG ACTTCAGTATAGAAGTCGACCAAGGCCAGGAGCCTTTAATACCAATCAATCTAAAAATGCTGTGATATTAGCACCACCGCCGATTCCATCTAGGCGGAATTCAACGTCAGTTGCAGCAAGTCAAGAACAATCCGacgatttgattaattttaccAGTCCAGTAAAACAGAATAGTTTAACCGATTCGCTTTGTTCGCCGCCACCTCCGGCTCCTGCGTT AAAATCAGTAATAGAACCAAAATGGGAAACTCATCCTACATTATTGAAAAAACAAGCGAGAGTAGCGCGTAGTAGTAGTTCTGCTGGTTATCATTCTAGAGACTTCCGATATCAATCGCTTTCTCCAGGTCCTGGATCTTCCACTGCTCCTTGTACACCTGGGACGCCAAAAATGAGTCCCATTATGTCGAGATCCGGTAGTATTAACAGTAATGTACCTGACATAACTCCACAA ATACCTCCATTGCCTATGAATTACAGACCGAGCGTTACTTCTTCTGTGTGTAATATTCAAAAGCCTACATTCTCTACGGACGAAGAGCAGCTAAGCGTATTAAAAGTGATAGAAAAGAAGccaaataataatcttatcGATTTGAGTTCTTTTGATCACGTCGAAGATAAAACAAACGTTCGAGTAAGCGTATTGGAAGCGTTCGATCCATTACTTGTTAAGACTGAAAATCATGGTGATCTTGCACAAGGACCGAAAGAGG AGGGCCAATCGCAAGTTGCTGGATCGGTGTATGATCCGTTTGATCCATTCGATTACATGTATAATACAAACGAAAGCGTTAATTCGGATCCAGTATACGTAGCTGTGGAAAAGTCTGCTAAATCTCCAGCTTTATCTCCGGCAGCACCACCACCGTTACCTCCCAGAAATTCATCTGCTTGGAACACCATTGAAAGAAGGAGGACTTCCTTAGATAGAAGg CAAAAGCGACAAACGCGATTGTACGAGAACGTAACTGTGAGAAAAACTAGACCGTCGCTACAAGATTGCGATCTTAAAGCATTTCACGAAATGATGAAGTCCGTACGAG GTGATTTTCCATTTAACGATCCTAGTACAAATATTGGACACATAATTAGTCCAATGATGGAAAACTTATATCCCGAAGGTACGAGCATAAAGTTGGTGGTACATCCTCAATTAATGGATACCGATGAAAATACTCCGTCCATCTCATTTACATGTAACG TAAATTGCAGCGTTGAACACGTTATCCTCAATGTCGCCTGTTCTTTAGAAGACGAAGACAcagtaaatatagaaaaatattgtctaaGAGTGTGGGGATTGGCGGAATATTTTGCTCCCAATACCACTTTGGCACAATATGAGTACATTCatcaatgtattaaattagaaaaggACATCGAATTAGCTATTCAGACAAAAGCACAAATTAAACGGTCTATAGCTCGAACA ctTCAAGATGATAATCGCGACCAGTGTCTAAGATTAGAAGATATTCTTCCAAATGAACCTGTTCAGCCCATCTCTTACGAAACGCTGTTAATTTTACTAG aaacCGTGGAGAAAGAATTAGAACGTGTCGAAACTGCTGCTATACAATTAGCGACGACGAACGATAGTTCACGACTTTTACCACAGTTACAACCCCGTGGCGTTGTCCAAGCGGTGAAGGCAGTTTGTGCTCTGATGGGAAATATAGAGACATTTGAGATCACGGAAGCTGTTGACAATTTTGTGAACGCATGCTGCCAATTTTTACCCCAAGTTCACACGGCAAATATTGAATGCAAAAAGCCTGAGATTTTACATGAAGATGGCGACTATTCCGTCGTGACGTTAAGATCAAAATTTCCGGACGTAATTGGCTCTCATTGTCGCAAAATCCGCGATGCAATTCAAGATCTTGTAGAAACTTATTGCCACGCATTTAGAGTTGATTTCGAATTAAACAGCAAATCGGAATTTCCAGCAA ATACTCTAATATCATCCGATGTATTAGACACTGTATTGGTTCGTGTTGGGGCGTTGCATAGGTTACCAGGATTATGGAAGCATGATGATTATATCGTCGCTGCACAAATATTTCACGGAACTAGACCCGTTGGAAATCCAGTTTTGTCCGAACCTATGGCAGtcagttataatttttatcctagaattttatttaattcatg GTTGGAGTTTCATGGGATAAGCGTATGTCAAGTACCAAGAGAAGCTAGATTAGTGTTAGTCTTGTATGGTCGCACATTACAACCTACAGAACATGAGTCAAATTCATCTACGGAGAACACTATGCAAAAGGAGGAACTAGGTTGGGGTGCTATACAATTCTTTGATTACGAGGG GGTTATGAGCCAAGGgagtttctttttatcgttatGGCCAGCAATTGCTGATAAAAGATTAGGTCCTGCTCCGACACCTGGAATTCATCCTCATGGGGATACGCATCCTATTATTGGTTTAGAGTTACCCGATTATGGAGGAAAAGTATTGTTTCCGACTGAACTGAGAGATTACGATGTCGATTCTCTCGACTTCAATTCACTTGATCAGAATACTCAAGAATTATTGATAGACATTACCCAACAAACGACATTCTCAag ACCACTCAttgaagaaagagaaatattatgGGAGAAACGTCATTACTTGCACGATATACCCGTGGCTTTGCCGAAAGTACTTTTAGCTGCTCACAGCTGGGATTGGGCGTGTTTACCCGATCTTCATGCATCCCTTCGAGTATGGAATCCTTTGCCCCCGGTACAAGCGTTACAATTACTACTGCCTTG CTTTCCAGACATGAAAGTCAGAGAAATGGCAGTCGTGTGGATTCGGGAATTAAGTAACGATGAACTCGTCGATTATTTGCCACAATTGTTGCAAGCATTAAAGCATGAAACGTATGAAACATCACCCCTCACAAGATTTTTATTGGAACGTGCATTACTCTCGCCACGAGTAGCTCATCATATCTATTGGCTATTAACGCAAGCATTACCAGGGCAAAGTCCTCAG AATTCCGCCGAAGCTACTCCAGAAGATGACAAAAATATTAGCTACGCACGTTACCACAGAAGGTTACAGCTGATGCTGAGAGCATTGTTAGCTGTGATTGGCGATGCATTGAGGAATAGCTTCCTCACACAACAGCTGCTAGTTAAA AATTTACACGAAGtagcagaaaatataaaacaaacgaAGGAGTCGTTACGACTAGACACGCTAAAAGTTGGTCTGCAAAATATACACTGTCAACTAATGGAAGATGAAGGCACGTGTTTGCCACTGTCTCCCAGCAAACAAATATTTGGTATAAACGTGCAAACCTGCTCATACTTTCCATCGTTCACTCTTCCATTGAAGATCAATTTCATTAGCAGCGACGATGTTATTTGTCCGGCGATTTTTAAG GCTGGCGATGATTTGCAACAAGATATGCTAACTCTTCAAATGGTTCGTATAATGGACAAACTTTGGTTGAAAGAAGGTCTGGATTTAAAAATGGTGACGTTTGCCTGCGTGCCTACTGGTTGCAAACGTGGGATGATAGAAATGGTTGTGGACGCAGAAACACTGAGAAAAATACAAGTCGAATTTGGGCTAACTGGCTCTTTCAAGGATCGTCCAATCGCCGAATGGCTGGCGAAGCACAATCCTTCAGAGCTAGAGTACGAAAGAGCCGTCGAAAACTTTACCGCATCCTGCGCGGGTTACAGCGTAGCCACGTATATATTGGGAATTTGCGACAGACACAACGACAATATCATGCTAAAAACGTCGGGTCATTTGTTTCATATTGATTTTGGAAAATTCTTAGGTGACGCGCAAATGTTTGGCAACTTTAAAAG AGATAGGACACCATTTGTATTGACTTCTGACATGGCTTACGTTATAAACGGTGGCGATAAACCGTCTGCTAAGTTCCATCATTTTGTGGATTTGTGTTGTCAAGCGTTCAATGTTGTACGAAAACATGGAAATCTTATTCTGCATCTTTTTGGCCTG ATGACTTCGTCTGGTATTCCTGGTGTGACCGTTGACGCAGTTAGCTATGTGCAAAAAGCTCTTCTTCCCGATCAAACGAACCCTGAGGCAGCGGCTACCTTTGCACGAATGATCGAAAGCTCGTTGAAAAGCTGGTTCACGCAGTTCAATTTCTTCTTGCATAATTTAGCGCAATTGAGATTTTCTGGCGATCACAATGACGGAACATTGTTATCGTTCATTCCACGCACATACAC AATGCAACAGGAAGGTCAGTTAACAAGTGTCCAAGTACATGGGTATCAGAAACGATACGAtcctgaaaaatattatatgtatattctacGCATACAACGAAAGGGTCATGCAGACCCTACTTATTTATTCCGATCGTACAAAGAATTCTGTGAATTTTATCAGAAACTGTGTATCCACTTCCCACTCGCTAAAGTTGCTAG TTTGCCAAGTGGCCTAAGCGTTGGGAGATCCAATATAAAACAAGTCGCCGATAAACGTCGAGCGGATATTGAAAAGTTTCTCGTGAGTTTGTTCAAAATGGCTCCAGAAATTTCACAGAGTGATTtagtatatacattttttcatccttTACTAAGAGACCAACAAAATGCAGATATTCATTTACGTAAAGTGAAAG TTGGCAATTGGTGGACCGAAAAGAGGGTCAGAGACAACGTACAAAGCGgacaaattaaaatgtcgCTTCACTATACTCGAGGAACATTTTATGTAATGGTCCATCATGCGAGGGGTCTACCTAAAGTCGCTAATGGTCAAGAACCAAATACGTACGTGAAAGTATACCTTAAACCCGATCCAacaaagaaaacgaaacgaaaaacaaAAGTTGTAAAGAAGAATTGTCATCCCTCGTTCATGGAAATG TTGGAATACAGGATGTCTCTGGATGTCATTAAAGAAAGAACGCTAGAAGCCACAATATGGAACCATGACACACTTCAGGAAAATGAATTCCTTGGTGGAATACGTTTGCCGCTTGGGCGTTTAGAATTAaccaatgaaataattgaatggtTTTCGTTAGGAAGTATTCGATGA